In Streptococcus respiraculi, the genomic stretch ATGCCTACATGGAAAGCGTTACGGGTTTTAGCGCTAGCCTGTTGCAATCACTGGGCGGAGATACGGCAAAATCTGCAGAAGTGGCCCACATGGCTATGGTCGATATGTCTGATAACGCCAACAAAATGGGGACTGATATGGGGCTCATCCAAAACGCTTATCAGGGATTTGCCAAGCAGAATTACACGATGCTGGATAATTTGAAGCTTGGTTATGGCGGGACAAAGTCTGAAATGGAACGGTTGCTGGCTGATGCGGAAAAGCTGACCGGTGTTAAGTATGACATCAACAATCTCTCAGATGTGTATTCTGCAATCCATGCCATTCAAGGGAAATTAGATATTACTGGAACAACCGCAAAAGAAGCCTCAACAACTTTTAGTGGCTCATTTGAATCCATGAAGTCTGCTGCTCAAAATGTTCTAGGCAATCTCTCTTTGGGTGCGGATATTGAGCCGTCATTAGTGGCACTGGCTCAAACGACTTCTACCTTTCTTTTTAGTAATTTCTTTCCGATGGTGGGAAATATTTTAAAGGGTTTACCACAGGCTTTTGCGGTTGTTTTTGAAAACTGCGGGGCCTATTTTATTGTCTGGTGGTCAGCAAATGCTAGAGCAATTGGGGATTGGTTTTGACAGTGGAATGGCTGGTTTTGGCTCAAAAGTCATGACGACCATTCAACCTGTCATTCAAGGTTTTCAAACTGCTTTTGGGCAATTACCTGGTCTGTTTCAAACGATTGCTAGTTCTGTGGCACCAGTTATTGAAACCATTGCAAATGGCTTTACTCAGTTAGATTTTAGTGGGATTCAAGATTTGATATCTGCTATTATCCCCGCCTTAGAAGCGGGCTTTAGTCGGTTTATGTCGATTGCTGGTCCTGCGATTGATAGTGTGGTTCAATCCTTTGTTGGTTTGTGGAATGCGGCGCAACCATTGATTTCTATACTGGCTGATGCCTTGATGCCAGCTTTTGAAATTCTAGGGTCTTTCCTTGGAGGGGTATTTCAAGGGATTATGATAGGGATTTCAGGTCTGTTTGACGGATTAAAGATTGCGATTGACTTTTTAACGCCAGTTATAGCATTTCTAGTTGATGGTTTGAAGCAATTTGAGCCAGTCTTCAGCATGATTGCTCAGTGGGTCGGCGTTGCCATTGGATTGTTTACTAATTTAGGTTCTATCGGAGAAGGAATGGGTAATATTCTCAAGAATGCATGGTCTAACATTCAATCAGCTGTTCAGACCGCTGGAAATCTTATCAGCACGGCCATCGAGTATATCAAGTTGGCTTTTAGTGGCGCTGGAAACGCTGTAGGTGTTTTGAAAAACATCTTCTCGCTTGCATGGATGGCGATACAAGATGTCGTCAATGTTGCAAAAGGAATTATTGAAGGTGCAATTTCAACCGTTAAGGCTGCCTTCAGCAGTTTCGGTGGCATTGTGTCTAGCGTTGGTGGGAGTGTGACGGGGATTGTCAATAATATCATCTCAACAATCAAAGGACTTGCAAATATTGATATTTCTGGTGCTGGTGCAGCGATTATGAATGGCTTTTTAGGTGGTTTGAAATCTGCTTGGGGAGCTGTGACAGACTTTGTCGGCGGTATTGCAGGCTGGATTGCTGAACATAAGGGGCCGATTTCCTACGATAAGCGGTTGCTGATTCCTGCTGGTAAAGCGATTATGGGTGGACTGAATCAGGGGTTAGTTGCTAACTTTAGAGAGGTTCAATCTACTGTCAGCGGAATGGCTGGAGCTTTGGTGGATTCTTTTGGAGACGATGGGCTAGAAGCTAGTCTGACTAGTGATGTTCGTCAAAGTTTAACTAATGACAACCTGTTAAAAAATTCTATGGGTGTTTCTACTCAATCAGGTCTTTTAGACCGTCTAGCGAGTGTGGAGACGTTACTGCAAGGGATTTTGGACAAGGATTTGTCTGTGTACTTGGATGGTGAAAAGATTGGTCAGAGTACTTATCGTACTCATGGACAAATTATGGCAAGGGAGGGAATGTAGATGTATATGATTATCAATGGTTTCAATACTTCTGACATTCCTTATTGTCAGTTAATTGATGCTGGAGAGGTTGAAAGCGCAGCGCCTCGTGTGGCTGAATCTACAACGATATATGGCGCAAATGGGAAGGTCACTATCTGGGATGGCGCTTATGATAACTATGAAAGAACATTGACTTTTCTCGTTAAAACGTTGGAGGATGTACAACGATTAGTCGAGGTCTTTCGTAGCGAAAAGAATGAAGTAGAATTTTGGTACCAGTTAGGCAGTTTGTTTTATGCTGATTTTAAATCAAGCAAATATAAACCGTATGGAATGCACCATTGGACGGTTGACATTACGCTTGATATGTATCCTTTCCGCTATATGAAGAATGTAGAGGATGTGGTGTTAGCAAGCAGTGGCTCTGTTGTCAACAAGGGGACAGTATATGCGGAGCCAATCATTATCATAGAAGGACAAGGCGATGTTAGTTTGACCATTGGCCAACAAACCATGCGCTTGATCTTAAACGGAAAGGCGACAATTGATTGCCGTCATCGGGAGCAGAAGATTTTAAATAAGGATGGACAAATCCAAAATACCATCCGAAAACGTGGTCCGTTCTTTGAAATCGCAACTGGTCGCTCTGGGGTGACGACAA encodes the following:
- a CDS encoding phage tail protein, producing MYMIINGFNTSDIPYCQLIDAGEVESAAPRVAESTTIYGANGKVTIWDGAYDNYERTLTFLVKTLEDVQRLVEVFRSEKNEVEFWYQLGSLFYADFKSSKYKPYGMHHWTVDITLDMYPFRYMKNVEDVVLASSGSVVNKGTVYAEPIIIIEGQGDVSLTIGQQTMRLILNGKATIDCRHREQKILNKDGQIQNTIRKRGPFFEIATGRSGVTTSGSVSKITIKGNWRYRV